One Streptomyces fagopyri DNA window includes the following coding sequences:
- a CDS encoding aldo/keto reductase, producing MRYTTFGHRTGLRVSEYALGTGNFGTSWGAGADPDESRRMFDRFAEAGGNFIDTADNYQFGESEELLGRFIAADRDHFVVADKFTNASTPQADVSKTGNSRKNMIHSVEASLKRLGTDYIDLYWVHFPDDLTPMEEILRGLDDLVRSGKILYAALSNFPAWRVSRAATLAELKNWAPVAGIQVEYSLVERTPDRELLPMAEGLGLGAALWSPLGGGLLTGKYRGSAEGRLSDLKTLVHTESDERKTAVVDTVLAVAEETGATPAQVSVAWIRERAARATTSFVPIIGPRNTRQLDDYLGALDVRLTPEQYTRLSQVSAVPLGVPHEASAGARDRVRGGDASRIAEPPVPLA from the coding sequence ATGCGTTACACGACCTTCGGACACCGGACCGGGCTCCGCGTCTCCGAATACGCCCTGGGCACCGGCAACTTCGGCACCTCCTGGGGTGCCGGTGCCGACCCGGACGAGTCCCGCCGCATGTTCGACCGATTCGCCGAGGCCGGCGGCAATTTCATCGACACCGCCGACAACTACCAGTTCGGCGAGTCGGAAGAGCTCCTGGGCCGGTTCATCGCCGCGGACCGGGACCACTTCGTCGTGGCCGACAAGTTCACGAACGCCTCGACACCACAGGCCGATGTCTCCAAGACCGGCAACAGCCGCAAGAACATGATCCACTCGGTCGAAGCCAGCCTGAAGCGGCTCGGCACCGACTACATCGACCTGTACTGGGTGCACTTCCCCGACGACCTGACGCCCATGGAAGAGATCCTGCGTGGTCTCGACGACCTCGTGAGGTCCGGGAAGATCCTCTACGCCGCGCTGTCGAACTTCCCCGCCTGGCGCGTCTCCCGAGCCGCCACCCTCGCCGAGCTCAAGAACTGGGCACCCGTCGCGGGCATCCAGGTCGAGTACAGCCTCGTGGAGCGCACGCCGGACCGCGAGCTGCTGCCCATGGCCGAAGGCCTCGGCCTGGGTGCCGCCCTGTGGTCCCCCCTCGGAGGCGGTCTGCTCACGGGCAAGTACCGCGGCAGCGCCGAGGGCAGACTCAGCGACCTGAAGACCCTGGTGCACACCGAGTCCGACGAGCGGAAGACGGCCGTCGTCGACACGGTCCTGGCCGTCGCGGAGGAGACCGGCGCCACCCCCGCGCAGGTCTCCGTCGCCTGGATCCGCGAACGCGCCGCCCGTGCCACGACGTCCTTCGTCCCGATCATCGGGCCGCGCAACACCCGCCAGCTCGACGACTACCTCGGCGCCCTCGACGTACGGCTCACCCCCGAGCAGTACACGCGGCTGAGCCAGGTCAGCGCCGTCCCCCTCGGCGTTCCTCACGAAGCCAGCGCCGGCGCCCGAGACCGGGTCCGCGGCGGCGACGCCTCCCGGATCGCCGAACCTCCGGTACCGCTCGCCTGA
- a CDS encoding aromatic ring-hydroxylating dioxygenase subunit alpha produces the protein MPHTTAFARNQWYVAAFTHEVGRELLGRTVLGEPLVLYRTEDDGTAVVLADRCVHRRFPLSASRLDGDRIVCGYHGFTYDTTGSCVHVPGQKRVPRTARVAAYPVVEQDSFVWVWVGDPALADPTTVPRARHMDSPDWTTVSGMEPIDADYGLLVDNLLDLSHETYLHGGYIGTPEVAETPIATEVDEGAGIVRVSRHMDDAECPPFYARSTGIEGRITRWQDIEYHAPCLYLLHSRVAPVGVLPGADGRDPDAFHTEITYAITPSGDGHVYDFWAVSRDFAREDEEVSAVMRDFNHTVVMQDVDALNLLQRTLGTERGGYQELSINIDTGGLAARRILARLAEEGDKPTERVR, from the coding sequence ATGCCTCACACCACCGCCTTCGCCAGGAACCAGTGGTACGTCGCCGCCTTCACCCACGAGGTGGGGCGCGAGCTGCTCGGCCGGACGGTTCTGGGGGAACCTCTCGTGCTCTACCGGACCGAGGACGACGGGACGGCGGTCGTCCTGGCCGACCGCTGTGTGCACCGCAGGTTCCCGCTCTCCGCGAGCCGGCTCGACGGTGACCGGATCGTGTGCGGGTATCACGGGTTCACGTACGACACCACGGGCAGCTGTGTGCACGTGCCGGGGCAGAAACGCGTACCGCGTACGGCCCGGGTCGCCGCGTACCCGGTGGTCGAGCAGGACTCGTTCGTCTGGGTGTGGGTCGGCGACCCGGCGCTCGCCGACCCGACGACCGTCCCGCGGGCCCGGCACATGGACTCTCCGGACTGGACCACGGTCTCGGGCATGGAACCCATCGACGCCGACTACGGGCTGCTCGTCGACAATCTCCTCGACCTCTCCCACGAGACCTATCTGCACGGCGGGTACATCGGCACTCCCGAGGTCGCCGAGACGCCGATCGCCACGGAGGTCGACGAGGGCGCCGGCATCGTGCGGGTCAGCCGGCACATGGACGACGCCGAGTGCCCGCCGTTCTACGCGCGCTCGACCGGCATCGAGGGCCGGATCACCCGCTGGCAGGACATCGAGTACCACGCGCCGTGCCTGTACCTGCTGCACAGCCGCGTCGCGCCGGTCGGCGTGCTCCCCGGGGCGGACGGCCGCGATCCGGACGCCTTCCACACCGAGATCACGTACGCCATCACTCCCTCCGGTGACGGCCACGTCTACGACTTCTGGGCGGTGTCACGGGACTTCGCCCGCGAGGACGAGGAAGTCAGCGCGGTCATGCGGGACTTCAACCACACCGTGGTGATGCAGGACGTCGACGCGCTCAACCTGCTGCAGCGGACGCTGGGCACCGAACGCGGCGGGTACCAGGAACTGAGCATCAACATCGACACCGGCGGACTCGCGGCCCGCCGTATCCTCGCCCGGCTGGCCGAGGAGGGCGACAAGCCGACGGAGAGGGTCCGGTGA
- a CDS encoding PDR/VanB family oxidoreductase: MTVREAQLVVAQREFVAEGVVALTLRHPLGEELPHWRPGAHIDVVLGPGRERQYSLCGDPADRRAWRIAVLREPHGRGGSSYLHERVGAGDRIRVRGPRQHFALTPAPRYRFVAGGIGITPILPMLAAAQAAGARWTLLYGGRTRESMAFVAELSRYGDRVTIAPQDESGPLDLDSVLRGIPEGTLVYCCGPGPLLDAMEERCPAGSLHVERFRPKTREHSAEGEFEVVLARSGRTLTVPADASVLDTVRGAGVEVLFSCAEGTCGTCETDVLEGIPDHRDTVLTDAERAAGESMLICVSRCRGKRLVLDL; encoded by the coding sequence ATGACCGTCCGCGAAGCCCAACTCGTCGTCGCGCAACGTGAGTTCGTTGCCGAGGGAGTGGTCGCCCTCACGCTGCGCCACCCGCTCGGCGAGGAACTCCCCCACTGGCGGCCGGGCGCCCACATCGACGTCGTGCTCGGTCCGGGACGGGAGCGGCAGTACTCGCTGTGCGGCGACCCGGCGGACCGCCGAGCGTGGCGGATCGCGGTGCTCCGGGAGCCACACGGCCGCGGCGGGTCCTCGTACCTGCACGAGCGGGTGGGTGCGGGCGACAGGATCCGTGTCCGCGGCCCGCGCCAGCACTTCGCCCTCACCCCCGCTCCCCGATACCGGTTCGTCGCGGGCGGCATCGGCATCACCCCGATCCTGCCGATGCTCGCCGCGGCGCAGGCGGCGGGCGCGCGGTGGACACTGCTGTACGGCGGACGGACCCGCGAGTCCATGGCGTTCGTGGCGGAGTTGAGCCGGTACGGGGACCGGGTGACGATCGCTCCCCAGGACGAGAGCGGGCCGCTGGACCTCGACTCCGTGCTCCGCGGAATCCCCGAGGGCACGCTCGTCTACTGCTGCGGTCCCGGCCCGCTGCTGGACGCGATGGAGGAGCGGTGCCCAGCCGGGTCGCTGCACGTCGAACGCTTCCGTCCGAAGACCCGGGAACACTCCGCGGAGGGCGAGTTCGAGGTCGTGCTCGCGCGCAGTGGCCGCACGCTGACCGTCCCCGCGGACGCCTCCGTGCTCGACACCGTACGCGGTGCCGGCGTCGAGGTGCTCTTCTCCTGCGCCGAGGGCACCTGCGGCACCTGCGAGACGGATGTCCTCGAAGGGATCCCGGACCACCGGGACACGGTGCTCACCGACGCGGAGCGGGCGGCGGGCGAGTCCATGCTCATCTGTGTCTCCCGGTGCCGGGGGAAGCGGCTCGTACTCGACCTGTAA
- a CDS encoding ABC transporter substrate-binding protein — translation MRRLLAGLAVGTFLVAASACGSSDDSGTSDKGTSSGGTTTVKVGIIPIVDVAPLYLGQKKGFYGKRGLKLSMTTAQGGAAIVPGVVSGQFQFGFSNMTSLMIARSQNVPVKAVANGVASTGLAGKDFGAITVKKGSALTSAKDLEGKKVAVNTLKNINETAVRESVRKAGGDPSKVKFVELAFDQMPAALDGGRIDAAMVVEPALATVRSQGGTEIASSLVDVAKDLTVAMYFTSTQYEQKNPDVVKRFQEATAESLAYADAHPDEVRSIVTSYTKIPAAVLAKVTLPKWPAEPNRASIEALEMLGEQDGLFKSAPDLDELLP, via the coding sequence ATGCGTCGTCTGCTCGCCGGTCTCGCGGTCGGAACCTTCCTGGTCGCCGCGTCGGCCTGTGGCTCGTCCGACGACTCCGGAACGTCGGACAAGGGCACGTCGTCCGGCGGCACCACCACGGTCAAGGTCGGGATCATCCCCATCGTCGATGTCGCGCCGCTGTACCTGGGCCAGAAGAAGGGCTTCTACGGCAAGCGCGGTCTGAAGCTCTCCATGACGACCGCGCAGGGCGGCGCCGCGATCGTCCCGGGCGTCGTCAGCGGCCAGTTCCAGTTCGGCTTCTCCAACATGACCTCGCTGATGATCGCTCGGAGCCAGAACGTGCCGGTGAAGGCGGTGGCCAACGGCGTCGCCTCAACAGGCCTGGCGGGCAAGGACTTCGGAGCCATCACGGTGAAGAAGGGCAGCGCCCTCACGTCGGCGAAGGACCTGGAGGGCAAGAAGGTCGCCGTCAACACGCTCAAGAACATCAACGAGACCGCCGTGCGCGAGTCGGTGCGCAAGGCGGGCGGCGATCCCTCCAAGGTGAAGTTCGTCGAGCTGGCCTTCGACCAGATGCCCGCCGCCCTGGACGGCGGCCGGATCGACGCGGCGATGGTGGTCGAGCCCGCGCTCGCCACCGTCAGGAGCCAGGGCGGCACGGAGATCGCCTCGTCCCTGGTCGATGTCGCCAAGGACCTCACCGTCGCCATGTACTTCACGTCCACCCAGTACGAGCAGAAGAACCCCGATGTGGTGAAGAGGTTCCAGGAGGCCACCGCGGAGTCCCTCGCCTACGCCGACGCCCACCCCGACGAGGTCCGCTCCATCGTCACCTCGTACACGAAGATCCCCGCGGCGGTCCTCGCGAAGGTGACCCTCCCGAAGTGGCCGGCCGAGCCGAACCGCGCGTCGATCGAGGCGCTGGAGATGCTGGGCGAGCAGGACGGGCTCTTCAAGTCGGCTCCCGACCTCGACGAACTGCTGCCGTGA
- a CDS encoding ABC transporter permease — MRGANAALGTAGLAVFLALGEVAPRLGLVKEAYFPPTSRIADALGQEATDGAFWTALGDTLTGWALGLVAAVVGGVVVGLVLSVVPYLRDATASTIEFLRPIPSVALIPLAVLLYGTELRSVLLLVVYASFWQVLVQVLYGVRDVDPVAEETARSYGLGAWARTRHVLWPTALPYVMTGVRLAAAVALILAVTAELVIGAPGLGARIAVAQSSQAVPDLYALVVVTGLLGLLINLGARAVERRALAWHQSVRGEVAV; from the coding sequence GTGAGGGGTGCGAACGCGGCACTCGGTACGGCCGGCCTCGCGGTCTTCCTCGCCCTGGGCGAGGTGGCGCCGCGGCTCGGCCTCGTCAAGGAGGCCTACTTCCCGCCGACCAGCCGCATCGCCGACGCCCTCGGGCAGGAGGCCACCGACGGCGCTTTCTGGACCGCCCTCGGTGACACCCTGACCGGCTGGGCGCTGGGGCTGGTCGCGGCGGTCGTCGGGGGTGTCGTCGTCGGGCTGGTCCTCTCGGTCGTGCCGTATCTGCGCGACGCCACGGCCTCCACGATCGAGTTCCTGCGCCCGATCCCCTCCGTCGCGCTGATCCCCCTCGCCGTGCTGCTGTACGGCACCGAACTGCGCTCCGTCCTCCTCCTCGTCGTGTACGCCTCCTTCTGGCAGGTCCTCGTCCAGGTCCTGTACGGGGTGCGCGACGTCGACCCGGTGGCGGAGGAGACGGCACGCTCGTACGGCCTCGGCGCCTGGGCGCGCACCCGGCACGTCCTGTGGCCCACCGCGCTGCCCTACGTCATGACGGGTGTCAGGCTGGCCGCCGCGGTCGCCCTCATCCTCGCCGTGACGGCCGAACTCGTCATCGGTGCACCGGGGTTGGGCGCGCGGATCGCGGTCGCGCAGTCCTCCCAGGCCGTCCCGGACCTGTACGCGCTGGTGGTCGTCACCGGCCTGCTCGGACTGCTGATCAACCTGGGAGCCCGCGCGGTGGAGCGACGGGCGCTGGCCTGGCACCAGTCGGTGCGCGGGGAGGTGGCGGTGTGA
- a CDS encoding ABC transporter permease, with amino-acid sequence MRPLFVVALPALLVAAWWFASDDSTAVYWPPLRTILRTFPDVWTGERLRTDVLPSVLRLLAGYVSAAVAGVALGTVIGSYRRVRAFCEPVLEFLRAVPPPVLVPVIMLFAGIGDTMKIVVIASGCLWPVLLNTVEGVRAVDSVMAETARSYGVTGAARLRHVVLRAASPQIFAGLRQALSIGIILMVISEMFAASNGLGFTIVQFQRGFAIPDMWTGILVLGLLGLLLSVLFQLVERRVLGWYHGLRDSSRRAP; translated from the coding sequence CTGCGCCCGCTGTTCGTGGTCGCGCTGCCGGCACTGCTCGTGGCCGCCTGGTGGTTCGCGTCCGACGACAGCACCGCGGTCTACTGGCCGCCGCTGCGTACGATCCTCAGGACCTTCCCCGACGTCTGGACCGGTGAACGGCTGCGTACGGACGTCCTGCCCAGCGTGCTGCGCCTGCTGGCGGGTTACGTCTCGGCGGCCGTGGCGGGCGTGGCGCTGGGTACCGTCATCGGCTCGTACCGCCGGGTGCGGGCGTTCTGCGAGCCGGTCCTGGAGTTCCTGCGCGCGGTGCCGCCGCCCGTCCTCGTGCCGGTCATCATGCTGTTCGCGGGCATCGGCGACACGATGAAGATCGTCGTGATCGCGAGCGGCTGCCTGTGGCCGGTCCTGCTCAACACCGTCGAGGGGGTGCGGGCCGTCGATTCCGTCATGGCCGAGACCGCGCGTTCGTACGGCGTCACGGGCGCCGCCCGGCTGCGGCACGTGGTCCTGCGGGCGGCGAGCCCGCAGATCTTCGCGGGCCTGCGCCAGGCACTGTCCATCGGGATCATCCTGATGGTCATCAGCGAGATGTTCGCGGCCAGCAACGGACTCGGCTTCACCATCGTGCAGTTCCAGCGCGGCTTCGCGATCCCCGACATGTGGACCGGGATCCTCGTCCTCGGCCTGCTCGGTCTTCTCCTGTCGGTCCTCTTCCAGTTGGTGGAGCGCCGGGTGCTCGGCTGGTACCACGGCCTCCGGGACTCCTCCCGGCGGGCCCCGTGA
- a CDS encoding ABC transporter ATP-binding protein, with product MQASLVVTGLRKVYEGSGRRVEAVRDLTFTVDTGELVCLVGPSGCGKTTLLKCVGGLLAPTAGEVRLAGRPVSGPPPGMAFVFQEYGRSLFPWMRVGDNVELPLKQKKLSRPRRRELVADALASVGLSDAAGAYPWQLSGGMQQRVAIARALAYEPEILLMDEPFAAVDAQTRADLEDLVRRLWRQRGMTILFVTHDIDEAVYLGERVLILSASPTVVREQLKVDLPEERDQLHTRVAPRFAELRTQVYEQIQAAKRGEAVRRTDMPPLH from the coding sequence ATGCAAGCGTCTTTGGTCGTCACCGGCCTGCGGAAGGTCTATGAGGGGTCGGGGCGCCGGGTGGAGGCGGTCCGCGACCTCACCTTCACGGTGGACACGGGTGAACTCGTCTGCCTGGTGGGCCCGTCGGGCTGCGGCAAGACCACGCTGCTCAAGTGCGTGGGCGGCCTGCTCGCACCGACGGCGGGCGAGGTACGGCTCGCCGGGCGTCCGGTCAGCGGGCCGCCGCCCGGCATGGCGTTCGTGTTCCAGGAGTACGGGCGCAGCCTCTTCCCCTGGATGCGGGTCGGCGACAATGTCGAACTGCCCCTGAAGCAGAAGAAACTGAGCAGGCCCCGGCGGCGCGAGCTGGTCGCCGACGCGCTGGCGTCCGTCGGTCTGTCGGACGCCGCGGGCGCCTATCCGTGGCAGCTGTCCGGCGGGATGCAGCAGCGGGTCGCGATCGCACGGGCGCTGGCCTACGAGCCCGAGATCCTGCTGATGGACGAGCCGTTCGCGGCGGTCGACGCGCAGACCCGCGCCGACCTGGAGGACCTGGTGCGCCGGCTGTGGCGGCAGCGCGGGATGACCATCCTGTTCGTGACCCACGACATCGACGAGGCCGTCTATCTCGGCGAGCGGGTCCTGATCCTCTCGGCGTCCCCCACCGTCGTACGGGAGCAGCTGAAGGTCGACCTGCCCGAGGAGCGGGACCAGCTGCACACCCGGGTGGCCCCGCGCTTCGCCGAGTTACGGACCCAGGTCTACGAGCAGATCCAGGCGGCGAAGCGCGGGGAGGCGGTCAGGAGGACAGATATGCCTCCACTTCACTGA